The window GCTCATCGACTGCTGCGATGGAGAAGTTGCCCGCTGGCGCAAAACGAAGAGCCCTGCCGGGCACTTCCTCGATGCCGTAGGTCACTACACAACCGAAGCATTAATTCCTCTTGCTCTGGGTCTGCGTGCTGCCGGTTTTGCCGACAATTCACGACCCATTGACTGGATGTGGGTTGCCCTCGGTGCATTCCTGGCCATCGTGATCATTTTGAACAAGGTTCTCAACGATCTTGTTCGTGTCGCACGTGCCATGTCTGATTTGCCCAAGTTGGCAGATGCCAAGGGAGCGAACGCGCCACGCCCCGGCATGGTTGCCAAACTGCGTCGCTTGGCTCGCTTCGTTCCCTTCCACCGTATTTATCACTCGGTGGAGCTGACCATCATCGCTTTTGTCGCGGCAGTCATTGGTCTGGCAGTAGGAGAACTTCAGATCAGCCAGGTCCTTGTTGCCGTGTTGCTGCCGTTGTCCGTCCTAGCCATCATTGGTCACTTTGTTGCGATCATGACGAGCTCACGTGTCCGGGCTGCTTAGTTCCACTGAATTCGGCGTTCGACCTCGAGTGGGCGTCGTCGTGCTCACCATGGGACAGCGACCTGAAGAACTGACTCGTGCGATCAGGAGTGTGCTGGCGCAGCAGCTTGTCATTCTCGACATTGTTGTCGTGGGGAATGGCTGGCGTCCCGAGTTTTTACCTGCCGGGGTTCGCGGTCTTCACCTGGAAGAGAATCTTGGCATCCCCGCCGGCCGCAATGCTGGTGCTGCCAGGGTCTCAGGGGAATACATATTCTTCCTCGATGACGATGCAGAGCTAGCAGATCCGCTCTTTCTCGCAGAGGGAATCAAGAAGCTCGAAGCTGATTCTTCACTTGGTCTGATACAGCCCCGCATTACCGATCCCAGCGGGAAAGAAACCCCACGTCGCTGGATTCCCCGCCTGCGCAAGGGTGAGGCAACTGTTTCGAGCTATGTCTTCTCCGTGCTAGAAGCCGCTGTTTTGATGCCTACCCGCGTTTTTGAAGACATCGGTGGCTGGGGAGATCCCTACTTCTATGCTCATGAAGGCATTGAGCTGGCTTGGCGCGTCTGGAATGCAGGCAAAACCGTCTGGTATGCAGGGGACATGGTGGTTCACCACCCTGTTACGACGCCCACACGTCATGCGACGTATTACCGTCTCAATGCACGCAATCGTGTCTGGTTGGCCAAGCGAAACCTGCCACTGATCTTGATTCCGTTTTATGTGCTCTCGTGGACAGGAGTTCAACTTGT of the Aurantimicrobium photophilum genome contains:
- a CDS encoding CDP-alcohol phosphatidyltransferase family protein, whose amino-acid sequence is MEKPTSLAQLREVTQPPEVRTRANAEHWVAHLYLRDLSPYVTWVLLKTPISANGVTGIMILTGWATAAALLIPGIWGPVLALILGQLQMLIDCCDGEVARWRKTKSPAGHFLDAVGHYTTEALIPLALGLRAAGFADNSRPIDWMWVALGAFLAIVIILNKVLNDLVRVARAMSDLPKLADAKGANAPRPGMVAKLRRLARFVPFHRIYHSVELTIIAFVAAVIGLAVGELQISQVLVAVLLPLSVLAIIGHFVAIMTSSRVRAA
- a CDS encoding glycosyltransferase family 2 protein; this translates as MGQRPEELTRAIRSVLAQQLVILDIVVVGNGWRPEFLPAGVRGLHLEENLGIPAGRNAGAARVSGEYIFFLDDDAELADPLFLAEGIKKLEADSSLGLIQPRITDPSGKETPRRWIPRLRKGEATVSSYVFSVLEAAVLMPTRVFEDIGGWGDPYFYAHEGIELAWRVWNAGKTVWYAGDMVVHHPVTTPTRHATYYRLNARNRVWLAKRNLPLILIPFYVLSWTGVQLVRSVRNRGAGLGSWFSGWLEGWRENPGGRVAMRWLTVYRMTKAGRFPIL